The Pseudomonadota bacterium genome contains a region encoding:
- a CDS encoding ABC transporter permease yields the protein MQFFAYILSRLVQMVPVLFLVVLIAFLAMELVPGDPIMLMLGGRANETMLAALHEEFGLDRPVVTRFISFIVNALQGDLGTSIIQRQPVSVIVGERIEKTLFVIVYGAVLAVVVALPLAMIAAMKHNRPADHIIRLGGMVGMSMPPFWLALLLILLFGLGLGWFPIGGYGEGFFGHLWHLFLPSLTIALFLSPILVASLRAAMLDVMGEDYIEVARSKGLSPRRIMFKHVLRNALIPAITVLSINVGWLLSGAVIVEYVFSIPGMGSLLVRSVGFRDYPVIQGLTVVFALFVMLVNLMADISYMLVDRRVLRK from the coding sequence ATGCAATTTTTTGCCTATATTCTCTCTCGGCTGGTGCAAATGGTGCCGGTGCTGTTTCTGGTCGTGTTGATCGCGTTCTTGGCGATGGAATTGGTGCCCGGCGATCCGATCATGCTGATGCTGGGTGGACGCGCCAACGAGACCATGTTGGCCGCCCTACATGAAGAATTCGGCCTCGACCGTCCGGTCGTCACGCGCTTCATCAGTTTCATCGTCAACGCGCTTCAGGGCGATCTCGGCACGTCGATCATTCAACGCCAACCGGTTTCGGTGATCGTCGGCGAGCGCATCGAGAAAACTTTATTTGTGATCGTCTATGGCGCCGTTCTCGCGGTGGTGGTGGCGCTGCCGCTCGCCATGATTGCGGCGATGAAACACAACCGGCCGGCCGATCACATCATTCGCCTCGGCGGCATGGTCGGCATGTCGATGCCGCCGTTCTGGCTCGCGCTGTTGCTGATCCTGCTGTTCGGCCTCGGCCTGGGGTGGTTTCCGATCGGCGGCTATGGCGAGGGTTTCTTCGGCCATTTGTGGCACCTCTTTCTGCCGAGTTTGACGATCGCGCTATTTCTCTCGCCCATTCTCGTGGCCTCGCTGCGCGCGGCGATGCTCGACGTGATGGGCGAGGACTATATCGAGGTGGCGCGCTCCAAGGGCCTCAGCCCACGCCGAATCATGTTCAAGCATGTTTTGCGCAACGCGCTGATTCCGGCCATTACCGTGCTTTCGATCAATGTCGGATGGCTGCTGAGCGGGGCGGTGATTGTCGAATATGTTTTCTCGATACCGGGGATGGGTTCACTACTGGTGCGCTCGGTCGGCTTTCGTGATTACCCGGTGATCCAGGGCCTGACGGTGGTGTTTGCGCTGTTTGTGATGCTGGTCAATCTGATGGCCGATATCAGCTATATGCTGGTCGACCGCCGCGTGTTGAGAAAATAG
- a CDS encoding C69 family dipeptidase → MCDSFVALGNSTVDGSVLLAKSADTEINEAEHVVRMPGRDYGEGAMVRIGHLNIPQARRTHEIILGKSFWAWGAELGANEHGVAVGNEAAFSNQKNERDGACCLDLLRLTVERATSAKEGVEVIAHHVETFGQGGNCQMMGNYAFDSGLLVADASEAYVVNCAGRHWAARQVDDVMAISNRYQISDDWDSSSLTMENGAKPNFRAQFADEELERSAGAVARESAAFSRLKARQGAITVADMAAILRHVGDDEENYDVCYPGVPDKVCMHAAPEEDRWWQATGAMVTDSSADGILVWMTGTSCTDLSIFKPLFFGMPTPDVGPAPLGTYTEGALWWQHERLHRRAMADYHMLKPEIRADFDALESQFFADGPGVKKASAAVQAEFAKDCWQRAEQATSAWIERLEKRNYFLQNTAYRAMWDRFNREASFPI, encoded by the coding sequence ATGTGCGATTCATTTGTCGCCCTCGGCAACAGCACGGTCGATGGCTCGGTATTGCTGGCGAAAAGTGCCGATACGGAAATCAATGAAGCCGAGCATGTGGTTCGCATGCCGGGCCGCGACTATGGCGAAGGCGCGATGGTACGTATCGGCCATCTCAATATTCCCCAGGCGCGGCGGACGCATGAAATTATCCTCGGCAAATCCTTTTGGGCGTGGGGCGCTGAGCTGGGCGCCAACGAGCATGGCGTCGCGGTCGGCAACGAGGCCGCGTTCAGCAACCAAAAGAACGAGCGTGATGGTGCCTGCTGCCTCGACCTGCTGCGCCTGACGGTCGAGCGCGCCACTAGCGCGAAGGAAGGCGTCGAGGTCATCGCCCATCATGTCGAGACCTTCGGCCAGGGCGGAAATTGTCAGATGATGGGCAATTACGCGTTTGATTCGGGGTTGCTCGTCGCCGATGCCAGCGAAGCATATGTGGTCAATTGTGCCGGGCGCCATTGGGCCGCGCGCCAGGTAGACGACGTGATGGCGATCTCCAACCGCTATCAGATCAGCGATGATTGGGATTCCTCGTCGCTGACAATGGAGAATGGTGCCAAGCCGAATTTTCGGGCTCAATTCGCCGACGAAGAGCTGGAGCGATCCGCTGGCGCTGTCGCGCGCGAAAGCGCTGCCTTCTCGCGCCTGAAAGCGCGCCAGGGCGCGATCACGGTGGCCGATATGGCGGCGATCCTGCGTCATGTCGGCGATGACGAAGAAAATTACGATGTCTGTTATCCGGGCGTGCCGGACAAGGTCTGTATGCACGCCGCGCCGGAAGAAGACCGCTGGTGGCAGGCCACCGGTGCCATGGTCACCGACAGCAGCGCCGATGGCATTCTGGTGTGGATGACCGGCACATCTTGTACCGATTTGTCGATTTTCAAGCCGCTGTTTTTCGGCATGCCAACGCCGGATGTCGGCCCAGCGCCGCTCGGAACCTATACTGAGGGTGCGCTGTGGTGGCAGCACGAGCGCCTGCACCGTCGCGCCATGGCCGATTATCATATGTTGAAGCCCGAAATCCGGGCCGATTTCGACGCCCTGGAGAGTCAGTTTTTCGCCGATGGCCCGGGCGTGAAAAAAGCCAGCGCGGCCGTGCAAGCGGAGTTTGCCAAGGATTGCTGGCAGCGCGCCGAACAAGCGACGAGCGCTTGGATCGAGCGCCTCGAGAAGCGTAATTACTTCCTGCAAAACACGGCCTACCGGGCCATGTGGGACAGGTTTAACCGGGAAGCTTCGTTTCCAATTTGA
- a CDS encoding ABC transporter permease, with protein sequence MPAQAILAATPGALWREIGRWSITLKIGSAMLLVIVLAGIFAPVVAPYDPYYQDYDQLLLPPSGSHLFGTDQLGRDLFSRVVYGIRIDMMVGFIITFVPMIYGVAIGALAGYFGGVLDAVLMRLLDTAIAFPFLVLIIVVIAILGPGVHSIYIAVFLVAWTMYARLARAEMLVERSKDYMLAAKTLGYPTSRIIFRHALPNIIGSSVVFSMADFVLNILLLSGLSFLGLGIQPPEPEWGSMVAEGRDFIFENWWICTLPGVAIVIAGTALSLIGDGLAHRLGQRHQAIL encoded by the coding sequence ATGCCGGCGCAAGCGATACTCGCCGCGACACCTGGCGCCCTTTGGCGCGAGATCGGGCGCTGGTCGATCACTCTGAAGATCGGCTCGGCGATGCTTTTGGTTATCGTCCTCGCTGGAATCTTCGCGCCGGTGGTGGCGCCCTACGATCCCTACTACCAGGATTACGATCAGCTGCTTTTACCGCCGAGCGGCAGCCATCTGTTCGGCACCGATCAGCTCGGCCGCGACCTCTTCAGCCGCGTGGTTTACGGCATCCGTATCGACATGATGGTCGGCTTTATCATCACCTTCGTGCCAATGATCTATGGCGTCGCGATCGGCGCGCTGGCGGGTTATTTCGGTGGCGTGCTGGACGCCGTGTTGATGCGCTTGCTGGATACCGCCATCGCCTTCCCCTTTTTGGTGCTGATCATCGTTGTCATCGCCATCTTAGGGCCTGGCGTGCACAGCATCTATATCGCGGTTTTCTTGGTGGCCTGGACGATGTATGCCCGCTTGGCGCGGGCCGAGATGTTGGTCGAGCGCAGCAAAGACTATATGTTGGCGGCAAAGACGCTGGGCTATCCCACGTCGCGCATCATTTTCCGCCATGCGTTACCCAATATCATCGGCTCGTCGGTGGTCTTTTCGATGGCAGATTTTGTGCTCAATATTCTGCTGCTTTCGGGTCTCAGTTTTCTCGGTCTCGGCATTCAGCCGCCTGAGCCTGAATGGGGCTCGATGGTTGCCGAGGGGCGCGACTTTATATTCGAGAATTGGTGGATATGTACACTGCCGGGTGTTGCCATTGTGATTGCCGGCACGGCGTTGAGCCTCATCGGTGACGGCCTGGCCCATCGTCTCGGCCAACGCCATCAGGCGATCTTGTGA
- a CDS encoding ABC transporter ATP-binding protein, whose protein sequence is MTPEKVAATGARQDIGAGQDTGARQNQEIVLTVEDLAVDFNVTRSLAQLFQGVARQRLRAVDKVSFEVQRFETLGLVGESGCGKTTLGRALLRLYRPSAGRIDFLGRDLASLRRQDLRALRSEMQMVFQDPYSSLNPRMTVGQTIGEVLRFHNICPRTELAAEISKLLDLVGLSGAMAERYPSTLSGGQRQRVGLARALAVRPSFIVLDEPVAALDVSIQAQILNLLKDLSDELGLTMLFIAHELSVVRHMSKRLAVMYLGKIVEIGGAEAIFSSPSHPYTQGLMKSVPRLIAKRRQREAVLEGDVPSPINVPSGCRFHPRCPMAQDICRSTEPELTSVGGDHASACHFAEEAKSAWR, encoded by the coding sequence ATGACCCCAGAAAAAGTCGCGGCAACAGGCGCAAGGCAAGACATTGGCGCCGGGCAAGACACGGGCGCGAGGCAAAACCAGGAGATCGTGCTGACGGTCGAAGATTTGGCGGTCGATTTCAATGTCACCCGTTCGCTCGCCCAATTGTTCCAGGGCGTGGCGCGGCAACGGCTGCGCGCGGTTGATAAGGTGAGTTTTGAAGTGCAGCGCTTCGAGACTCTCGGCCTGGTCGGCGAGAGCGGCTGCGGCAAGACCACACTGGGAAGGGCATTATTACGCCTCTACCGCCCGAGCGCCGGGCGTATTGATTTTCTTGGCCGCGATCTGGCGAGCCTCCGGCGCCAGGACCTACGTGCGCTTCGGAGCGAAATGCAAATGGTCTTCCAAGACCCGTATTCCTCGCTCAATCCGCGCATGACGGTGGGGCAGACGATCGGCGAAGTGCTCAGATTTCACAATATATGCCCGCGAACCGAATTAGCGGCCGAGATTTCTAAGCTGCTGGACCTGGTCGGCCTCTCCGGCGCCATGGCCGAGCGCTATCCGAGCACGTTGAGTGGTGGCCAACGCCAGCGCGTCGGCTTGGCCCGCGCGCTTGCGGTGCGCCCGAGTTTTATCGTGTTGGATGAGCCCGTGGCTGCGCTTGATGTGTCAATTCAAGCGCAAATCCTCAATCTTCTAAAAGACCTGAGCGATGAGCTCGGGCTGACGATGCTGTTTATCGCGCATGAGCTTTCGGTGGTGCGCCATATGTCAAAGCGTCTCGCGGTGATGTATCTCGGCAAGATCGTAGAGATCGGAGGCGCCGAAGCGATCTTCTCCAGCCCCTCGCATCCCTATACTCAGGGCCTGATGAAATCCGTGCCGCGCCTGATTGCCAAACGCCGCCAACGTGAAGCCGTCCTCGAAGGCGATGTGCCCAGCCCGATCAACGTGCCGAGCGGCTGCCGCTTTCATCCGCGCTGCCCAATGGCCCAGGATATCTGCCGCAGCACCGAGCCGGAGCTCACTTCAGTCGGCGGTGATCACGCGAGCGCCTGCCATTTTGCTGAAGAGGCCAAGTCGGCATGGCGTTAG
- a CDS encoding serine hydrolase, with translation MSDIESRLQAILDAYVAKGITGVSAAVRVPGRAVDILLASGFADRSSQTTMTPGHSFRIGSCTKTFVAAALHQLVQEGKVDLDEPVTRWFPDLPRAGELPVRILLNHRSGLPEFENHMPMISDKEWTPQEIVDFAFASTPQRDPWGEMEYNNTGYILAGMILSIEAGGETLSQQLRKRLFTPLGLDDTYCGTDEAYPEGKLARAYMHAEKQSGQWDVAGAGDPIDGVWDATDWFPLSGAGAAGDMVSTARDLTHWMACLFTGKVLDQTAFDQMANNLQPASFPGSRLIQNGHGILVSETDGLIVKGHLGQIPGHATAMGHHEESGITAALIQNSAAGDFNSFYLTGIHQPFADLFRAAAE, from the coding sequence ATGAGCGACATCGAATCACGGCTACAAGCGATTCTCGACGCTTATGTGGCGAAAGGAATTACCGGCGTCAGCGCTGCGGTGCGCGTTCCCGGCCGGGCAGTTGATATACTACTCGCCAGCGGCTTCGCTGATCGGTCTAGCCAGACAACGATGACACCAGGCCATAGCTTCCGCATCGGCAGTTGTACCAAGACATTCGTCGCTGCCGCCTTGCATCAGTTGGTGCAGGAAGGGAAGGTCGATCTCGATGAGCCGGTCACCCGCTGGTTCCCGGATTTGCCGCGCGCCGGTGAATTGCCGGTGCGTATTCTGCTCAATCACCGCAGCGGCCTGCCGGAATTCGAAAACCATATGCCGATGATCTCGGACAAGGAATGGACGCCGCAGGAAATTGTCGATTTTGCTTTCGCGTCCACCCCCCAGCGCGATCCGTGGGGCGAGATGGAATATAACAATACCGGCTACATCCTGGCCGGAATGATCCTCTCCATAGAGGCAGGCGGCGAGACCCTGTCGCAGCAATTGCGCAAACGCCTGTTCACCCCGCTAGGCCTCGATGACACCTATTGCGGCACAGACGAGGCGTATCCGGAAGGCAAGCTGGCGCGCGCCTATATGCATGCTGAAAAACAATCCGGTCAGTGGGACGTGGCCGGCGCGGGCGATCCGATAGACGGCGTGTGGGACGCGACTGATTGGTTCCCGCTATCGGGTGCCGGCGCCGCCGGCGATATGGTCTCAACCGCCCGAGACCTCACCCATTGGATGGCTTGCCTCTTTACCGGCAAGGTGCTCGATCAAACGGCGTTCGACCAGATGGCCAACAATCTCCAACCGGCGAGCTTTCCCGGCAGCCGCCTTATTCAAAACGGCCACGGCATTCTGGTGTCCGAAACCGACGGCCTGATCGTGAAGGGCCATCTCGGACAAATCCCCGGCCATGCCACCGCTATGGGCCACCATGAGGAAAGCGGAATCACTGCCGCCTTGATCCAAAATTCGGCCGCGGGCGATTTTAACTCTTTTTACCTGACCGGAATTCACCAGCCTTTCGCCGATCTTTTCCGCGCCGCAGCCGAGTAG
- a CDS encoding ABC transporter substrate-binding protein, with protein sequence MRRTEVKKRLGRRAAGLTAAITAGALLAAGLLGGSAALDSAKAAEVKRGGTLVFARPEEPLSMTGFTISDNGSIWAIEQVCDSLLEPDASGYGLRPALAESWDISDDGLIYTLHLRDAKFSNGESVTMDDVQFSLDKATDPEGYLGFVFPAMTREAVDAKTLKITLEQPFTPLLSTLSLFAANIVHKATFEASPEDFGVRPVCAGPFKVESFERGSKLVLVPNEHYWDAQPHLDKVEMLYVPESNARILGLKSGDYDVVNVVPLNQAKSIEADPELTLEVAPAFRLDYVYLNHAAPPLDNEDIRMALNYAANREAILKVVFFGYGEVPNSYMPVINYHCDSIEKITYDPEKAKALVAGSGYDGTTIELIAPSGDSVARQAAQILQQGWQQAGLKVEIVEFDVGTAFGLLEEGKFFAMVSYITSDTNDQDFLASIQADNTVFGGFFSNYNNTQVTEWLTAARKSNDPAERQDLYCKVQQQVYWDGYSVPLNFKPFVNAYRKDVIGFHNSVTGPWWLKDVWLDR encoded by the coding sequence ATGAGACGTACTGAGGTTAAAAAGAGGCTTGGGCGTAGAGCCGCGGGTTTGACTGCCGCCATCACCGCCGGCGCATTGTTGGCAGCCGGATTGCTCGGCGGTTCGGCGGCGTTGGATAGCGCCAAGGCGGCTGAAGTAAAAAGAGGCGGCACTCTGGTTTTCGCCCGCCCGGAGGAGCCGCTCTCGATGACCGGTTTCACCATTTCCGACAATGGCTCGATCTGGGCCATCGAGCAGGTCTGCGATTCCCTCCTCGAGCCGGATGCTTCGGGCTATGGCCTGCGCCCGGCGCTCGCCGAATCCTGGGACATCTCCGATGACGGCTTGATCTACACCCTGCATTTGCGCGACGCCAAATTCAGCAATGGCGAATCGGTGACCATGGATGACGTCCAGTTTTCCCTGGATAAGGCCACTGACCCAGAAGGATATCTCGGCTTCGTATTCCCCGCGATGACGCGCGAAGCGGTCGATGCGAAGACGCTCAAGATCACTCTGGAGCAGCCTTTTACACCGCTCCTGTCCACGCTTTCCTTGTTCGCGGCCAATATCGTTCACAAGGCGACCTTCGAAGCCAGCCCCGAAGATTTTGGCGTTCGCCCGGTTTGCGCCGGGCCGTTCAAAGTGGAAAGTTTTGAGCGCGGCAGCAAGTTGGTATTGGTGCCGAACGAACATTATTGGGACGCACAACCGCATCTCGACAAAGTGGAGATGCTCTATGTACCGGAGAGCAATGCGCGCATTCTCGGCTTGAAAAGCGGCGATTACGACGTCGTCAATGTCGTGCCGCTCAATCAGGCGAAATCTATTGAAGCAGACCCGGAACTGACCCTTGAGGTCGCGCCGGCGTTTCGTCTCGATTATGTCTATCTCAACCATGCCGCGCCGCCGCTCGACAACGAAGACATTCGCATGGCGCTCAACTACGCCGCCAACCGCGAAGCGATTCTAAAGGTGGTGTTCTTCGGCTATGGCGAGGTTCCCAATTCCTATATGCCGGTGATCAATTATCACTGCGACAGCATTGAGAAGATCACGTATGACCCGGAAAAGGCGAAGGCCTTGGTAGCGGGTTCCGGGTATGACGGCACGACCATTGAGCTGATTGCTCCGTCCGGCGATTCCGTGGCGCGGCAAGCGGCGCAGATTCTGCAGCAGGGTTGGCAACAGGCTGGTCTTAAGGTCGAGATCGTCGAATTCGATGTCGGCACGGCCTTTGGCTTGCTGGAAGAAGGCAAGTTCTTCGCCATGGTGTCTTACATCACCAGCGACACCAACGATCAGGATTTCCTCGCTTCCATCCAGGCCGACAATACGGTCTTCGGCGGTTTCTTCTCGAACTATAACAACACACAGGTGACGGAATGGCTGACCGCGGCGCGGAAATCTAACGACCCGGCGGAGCGCCAAGACCTCTATTGCAAGGTGCAGCAGCAGGTCTATTGGGATGGCTATAGCGTGCCGCTCAATTTCAAGCCCTTCGTCAACGCCTACCGCAAAGATGTGATCGGTTTCCATAATTCGGTGACCGGTCCGTGGTGGCTGAAAGACGTTTGGCTTGATCGCTAG
- a CDS encoding NAD(P)/FAD-dependent oxidoreductase: MEKFDVIIVGAGAAGLMCAVEANKRGRRVLLLDHAEKIGQKIRISGGGRANFTNLHTTPDNFLSNNPRFCVSALTRYPPDDFIALVNSHGIAWHERNHGQLFCDGSAQQVTDMLLCAAQGVTVQTATHVSKIAKGEDGFRLQTGRGEFGGEALVIATGGPSIPKMGSSGFGYDVARQFGLKVIEPRPGLVPLTFAPDLSQSLTALAGVSLDACVTLGKVKFIEALLFTHRGLSGPVILQISSYWRKGDAIIIDLAPGKDVFAYLKAARASEPRKEASTALSQMLPKRVAQMIAERTACDGRLSEIGDKSLRRLADHVNAWSVTPDGSEGMRTAEVTVGGVDTRDLSSKTMEARSVPGLYFIGETVDVTGHLGGFNFQWAWASGHACGEVV, encoded by the coding sequence ATGGAAAAATTTGACGTCATAATCGTTGGCGCAGGCGCCGCCGGCTTGATGTGCGCGGTTGAAGCCAACAAGCGCGGCCGCCGGGTGCTTCTGCTCGATCACGCAGAAAAAATTGGCCAAAAAATTCGCATATCGGGTGGCGGGCGAGCGAACTTCACCAACTTGCACACAACGCCGGACAATTTTCTGTCGAACAACCCACGTTTCTGCGTTTCGGCCCTGACGCGTTACCCGCCTGATGACTTTATTGCCCTTGTAAACAGCCACGGCATCGCCTGGCATGAGCGCAACCATGGCCAGCTTTTTTGTGATGGGTCGGCCCAGCAGGTCACCGACATGCTGCTTTGCGCAGCGCAAGGGGTCACCGTTCAGACAGCAACTCACGTCTCGAAAATTGCCAAGGGTGAAGATGGGTTTCGGCTGCAAACGGGGCGGGGAGAATTCGGGGGGGAAGCGCTGGTCATCGCGACCGGCGGACCATCGATTCCGAAAATGGGGTCGAGCGGTTTTGGCTATGACGTGGCCCGACAATTCGGCCTCAAGGTCATCGAACCGCGCCCCGGTCTCGTGCCGTTGACCTTCGCGCCCGACCTATCGCAAAGCTTGACTGCATTGGCCGGTGTGTCGCTGGATGCGTGTGTCACCTTGGGTAAAGTGAAGTTCATCGAGGCGTTGCTGTTTACGCATCGCGGTCTCAGCGGGCCGGTAATTCTTCAAATATCTTCATACTGGCGCAAAGGCGACGCCATCATCATTGACTTGGCACCCGGCAAAGATGTGTTCGCGTATCTTAAAGCGGCCCGGGCCAGCGAGCCCCGAAAAGAGGCGAGCACGGCGCTCTCGCAGATGCTGCCGAAGAGAGTTGCGCAAATGATCGCCGAGCGAACAGCGTGCGACGGCAGATTGTCGGAAATTGGTGACAAGTCGTTACGCCGTCTTGCCGATCACGTTAATGCGTGGTCAGTCACGCCCGATGGCTCGGAAGGCATGCGGACGGCTGAAGTAACCGTCGGCGGCGTCGATACACGCGACCTATCGTCGAAAACAATGGAGGCCCGGTCCGTTCCCGGTCTCTATTTCATCGGTGAAACCGTCGATGTCACCGGCCATCTTGGTGGCTTTAATTTTCAATGGGCCTGGGCATCCGGCCACGCGTGCGGCGAAGTCGTTTAA
- a CDS encoding ABC transporter ATP-binding protein translates to MVENSDAILDVRGLVTEFSLDHGTIQANADIYISVRAGETLGIVGESGSGKSVLCRAILRLIPSPPGRITAGEVLFDGIDLLSLSEAEMRRIRGTRVKMVFQNPMTSLNPVRRIGDQITEGLRVHYGVRKAAAREQGIELLRRVGIPSPEVRFSEFPHQWSGGMLQRAVIAMAMAGEPQLLLADEPTTALDVTIQDQILALLIELQERTHMAMLLVSHDLAVVAETCDQVAVMYAGRIMESASTKALFDAPMHPYTVGLMNSIPDMAGTADRLVPIPGQPPDLVNLAAGCPFAPRCTYASPDCAETAIALREVAPGHHTACLYPERISRGPA, encoded by the coding sequence ATGGTGGAAAACAGTGATGCGATCTTGGACGTGCGCGGATTGGTCACTGAATTCAGCCTCGACCATGGCACCATTCAGGCCAACGCCGATATATACATAAGTGTGCGTGCCGGTGAGACACTCGGCATTGTCGGCGAATCTGGCAGCGGCAAGTCGGTGCTGTGCCGCGCCATTTTGCGCCTGATCCCCTCACCGCCGGGGCGCATCACCGCCGGTGAGGTGCTGTTTGACGGTATCGATCTGCTAAGCCTCAGTGAGGCGGAGATGCGCCGAATCCGCGGCACGCGAGTCAAGATGGTTTTTCAAAACCCGATGACCAGTCTCAATCCGGTGCGCCGCATCGGCGACCAGATTACCGAGGGCCTGCGCGTGCATTACGGCGTCCGCAAGGCGGCGGCGCGCGAACAAGGCATCGAATTACTGCGCCGGGTCGGCATCCCAAGCCCCGAAGTACGCTTCTCGGAATTTCCGCATCAATGGTCGGGCGGCATGTTGCAGCGCGCGGTGATCGCCATGGCGATGGCTGGCGAGCCGCAATTGTTGCTCGCCGACGAGCCGACCACAGCGCTCGATGTCACCATTCAGGATCAGATATTGGCGCTGCTCATTGAACTCCAGGAACGCACCCATATGGCGATGCTGCTGGTCAGCCACGATTTGGCGGTGGTGGCGGAGACCTGTGATCAGGTCGCGGTGATGTATGCCGGGCGGATCATGGAAAGCGCCAGCACTAAGGCATTGTTCGATGCGCCGATGCACCCCTACACGGTGGGGCTGATGAATTCGATTCCGGATATGGCCGGAACGGCGGATCGGCTGGTGCCGATTCCCGGCCAGCCGCCAGATTTGGTGAACCTTGCCGCCGGCTGTCCGTTTGCGCCACGTTGTACCTATGCCTCGCCCGATTGCGCCGAGACGGCGATAGCGCTGCGCGAGGTCGCGCCTGGCCATCATACCGCCTGCCTATATCCCGAACGCATATCACGGGGCCCTGCATGA